In Pectobacterium actinidiae, the DNA window TGCTTTAGCAAAGAAATTTTCCAATTGACCTGCGGCGGCATCAACAATAATGCTTACGCGGTTTTCCATGCTGGCGGCTCCATGCCAAGTCTTTTGTGGTTGTCTTCAACTGACTTTTTGAAAGCAACTAATTCTTCATCACTAAATTCCTCTGCTTCTTCATATTCAAGAGGAAGAAACTGAGTGCCGAGAGTGGCTAAAGCCATAGTCAACTTCTTGTATTCAATGAACGTGTTGATCGCGTAGTTTTTCATTGTCATAAGCGTGGTGAGATGTGGTAACCAGGCTTTGTTATTTTCGGCAACAAAGAAGGTATAAAGAAGCCTCGTTATGCCATGATCTATCTGATTGACCTGATCGTGTAGCTTGTCGATGTCACTGCGCTGAATGTCTAGTGCCGCAATGTCCTCATCAGTTCCATTGCTAAGAATATCGATAAACTCTTTATATTTTTCACAGCACCTTTCAACGGGAGCCATGACTCTGTAGATGACCTTCAGTGCATCGGATGCTTGTTTTTTCGAGATAGAATTCCCGTGACTTCTATCAAAGTCAGATATGGATCGCTCAATAGGCTGAGACACGTTATTGAAAACGCTCTCTATCTTATCCGGCCCTTGGTTGACGATAGCCATAGCTTCAAGCCCTAGCATGATTGATTCCTTATAATTTTACAGGTTAAAAATGATACAGCAAAGTTAATCACTCTTCCCAGACGTATTTTTAGGGACTTCGAGCCTTCCCGCAAATCACCAGCCAACATGGAGATAAACCCTTCGCAGGCATATTTTCCCAATTCGAAAACAAACTGTCATTAAACTGACGCCCCACTGACACGCTAGCGTTCTAGGGTAAGGCCTCTGTGTTTCACACTGAGCGACCTTTGAGTTATGCGTGCAAAATGCTTTCCCTATCTTGTGCTGTTGCCAACGCTGGTTTTTTTGCTTGCCTTCACCTATTTCCCCCTGTTGCGTTCGGTCATCGATAGCCTGTATGACACGCGGCTGAATGCTGATACGCCGCTGTTCGTCGGGATGGATAATTTTGTGCGTCTGGTGCAGGACGCGGTGTTCTGGCAGGCGTTGCTGAACAACGTGCTGTACATCCTGATGACGGTAGTGCCCGGCGTGCTACTGGCGCTGTTGCTGGCGGTGCTGCTGTGGGAAAACACGCGCGTTAACCGCTGGCTGCGTACTGCTTTCTTCTTTCCGATGATTATTCCGCTGGTGAGCGCCGCGACGCTGTGGTTGTTCATCTTTATGCCGGGGCTGGGGCTGCTGGATTACTCTCTGGCGAAAGTGTTCGGCCTGATGAACAACAACTATCTCGGTATGAGTGACAGTGCGCTGGTGGCGGTGAGCATCATCGGTATCTGGAAATTCGCGGGCTACTACATGCTGTTTTTTCTCGCCGGTCTGCAAGCCGTTTCTGCCTCCGCACGCGAGGCGGCGTTAATGGAAGGAGCTTCCCGGCGTCAGGTGTTTTTCTACGTCACGCTACCTCTGCTGCGACCCACTATCGCTTTCGTGGTGACCATCGCTTTTATCTACGCCATTACCCAAATTGACCACGTTGCCGTGATGACGCGAGGCGGGCCGAATAACGCGACGACCGTGCTGCTCTATTACATCCAGGATCTGGCGAATGACACGCACGATCTGGGCAAAGCTTC includes these proteins:
- a CDS encoding carbohydrate ABC transporter permease → MRAKCFPYLVLLPTLVFLLAFTYFPLLRSVIDSLYDTRLNADTPLFVGMDNFVRLVQDAVFWQALLNNVLYILMTVVPGVLLALLLAVLLWENTRVNRWLRTAFFFPMIIPLVSAATLWLFIFMPGLGLLDYSLAKVFGLMNNNYLGMSDSALVAVSIIGIWKFAGYYMLFFLAGLQAVSASAREAALMEGASRRQVFFYVTLPLLRPTIAFVVTIAFIYAITQIDHVAVMTRGGPNNATTVLLYYIQDLANDTHDLGKASAATFLTLAMLFAFSIMNLKVLEKGAHYER